TACTGATTGGCAACGTTATCTTCCCTTTTTGGAAAACGACGTGGTGCAGCGTATTGGACGCATGCGGAAAACGGAAGATCAGTTGCGGACGGTTTGTGCCCATTTACTGACGAAGATGATGTTGGTGACAACTTACGAAATGGAATTGTCTGAAATTCGCTTTACCAAAGATTCAAACGGTAAATACCAACTAGGACAAGACCTTCACTTCAATCTCTCCCATTCCGGAAGTTATGTGGCATGTGCCATTAGTGATTTTCCGGTTGGAATTGATGTGGAACAGCAGGTAACAAGGGACTTCTCCCTCTTTCAAACATTGTGGAGCGAAGAGGAGAATCACTTCTATAAGCTTCTTGAACAGGAAGCTTTCTATGCCCTCTGGACTGCTAAGGAAAGTTACGGGAAATATAAAGGGTTTGGTTTACACGATTCTTTAATGGAGGCAACGATTCGGCAAGATGGATCGATTCATCACCCCGCCTCACGTGTAAAAGCCCGTACCATACCTTTTTTCCCTGCACCTGGTTACAGTGCAGCTGTCTGTTTGGAGGATTCCTTGGAAAACGTGACGCACGTTCAGTGGGCACAAATTGAAACGTTTTTCAGGGAAAAGGTTGGAGAAATTGATTTTAACAAGCCTGTAACCAAGTAAAAGGTTACAGGCTTAATCCATTCATCTTATACTCGCTGAACATTATTAATTACTACTTTGCTTTTAGGCAAGCTTGGAATACTTACTTTGCTGTAGCTTAAATCCTGTTCCGGAACATCGTATGTCATTTGGTTAACTAGGAAATCCAGACTCACTTTCATCATCTCAATCGTCACCCATTCCCCCGCACAGCGATGGCCTAAATAGTAATCGCCGCCCCCTTGCGGAATAAAGCTGAACGGACTGCCATCCCAGTTTTCAAAACGGCTCGGTTGAAACACTTCGGGATTCCCCCAAATATTCGTATCATGATTCGTTCCGTATAAATCCAATAAAGTTAATGTACCCTTTTCAAACGTATAATCCTTCCATGTAAAATCTGCTTTTACTTCCGCGGCGGCAAAAGGGAAGAATGGATAAAAACGGCGCACCTCCTGCACAAACATCTGTGTATTTTTTTCGTTGCCGGACTGAAGCTTCTTCCGCTCTTCCGGATAATGGTGGGCAGCCAATGCTGAAAAAGTAATATAGACCGCAATCGCTACAATCGGCCTTAATATATTGATTACTTCTACAGAAGCGACCTCCTGATCAAGAAGATTCCCTTCCAAATCACGATGCCATGAAAAAGTATACAGTGCTGTACCTTCTTCCGGATTCAGTTTCCCCTCGCGCACTTGGTCGATGAGGTTCCCCATCCACTTTTCCACCCGGTTTCGTGCATGTCTGCCAGCCCAGTGCGATGGTCCGATTGCCGTTGCCGATTCAAACATCGCTCTAAAATCGTCGGCGAGCTTTTTCATGTCCTTGTCTTCCACCGGTACCCCCGCCCACTCACAGGCAGTACGGCACATAATTTCCAGCGCTTCCTCGTAAAGAACAACGTCGTCCATCTCCTGCCATTTAGTTAAAGCCGTGTCCCACTGTTTCGCGGCAATTTCATTCAGTTTTTTAAGTCGGTCCTGGGACATTATGGACATAAACATCTTTTTCCGGTGCTTATGGGCATCTCCATCCAGTGTCTGAACACCCTTTTTGCCGAATAATGTTTCGGCAACACGGTTTGGTGCAACGCCTGCCCTTTTAAACTTACTGTTATCGTAAAAAAGATCAGCCGCTTCCTTTCCGCCCATACAGACCGCCTTTTTTCCAAGCAATCGTGTTTCGAACAGATCGGAATGAAAGCTTTGTCTTCTATTTAAAATATACAAATAACCTTCTCTCAGAAGATTCAGGCTGTGGTCAATTCCTTCTTCCTTTGGCACCGAGTTTGTCATCTACTTCATCTCCTTTTTTCTAAAAACATTGTCGGTAACCAATTCCCTGTTTATTCTTCAAAAAAACTTGCTTCCATTTGAACGGAAAAAACAGGCGGCGAAAATTTTCACCACCTGTTTATTCTTATACGAACTCTGCTTCTGCAGACGCCTCACGCTTGAGCTGATCCATAATTTTTGCTGTAGAATAAACTGCCCCACAGCGGCCTGCCACATAGTTGATCGCCATTTCGTGCTCAGCTTGTGTAAAATCAGCTACTGCATCGGCAATGAAAAACGGCTTAATGTCCGACATGAAAGCCTCTCCAGCAGTCATGAGGCAACCGATATGGGCGTAAACCCCGCAAATGATTAACTGATCTCGGCCTTGTTCGTTCATCATTTCCAGTAAATTAGATTTTTTAAATGCACTGTAGCGCCATTTTTTCAATACGATATCGGCCTTGCCTGGCGCCAATTCATCGATTACTTTTGTAATATTCGGATCGTCTTTTAGTCCTGTTCCCCAAAAATCAGTCAGTAATGCGCGATCCTCTGGTTTTTGATTTCCCGATTGTGCCGTATAGACAACTGGAATGCCAAGTTCATCGCATTGTTTTCTGATTGCTTTTATGTTGGCGATCATTTCACGAACTAATGATGAATCCTTCTCATAGTAATCGATAAAGTATTGCTGCATATCGTGAATGAGCAGGACAGACTTGTTGGGATCGACTTCCCAACCTACTTTATTTTTTGGAAGATTGCTTTCTTTTGGCATTTTATATGATGAGATCGCTGGAATAGCCATCTAAATCACTCCTTTTTCTTTGTTGGTGAACCCTGTTGTATTTCATATAAATAGTCGTTAAATATTCTTCAGCTGCTCTGTATCGATACCCATTGCGCAAAGCATTGTCTGGAATTTCGCACCCGTCTCAGCCAATTCTTCTTCAGGCTTCGATTCGCTCACAACGCCTGCTCCCGCAAATAATCGTAATGAATCGCCATTTGCCTCTGCACAGCGAATCGTCACAACCCATTCCCCATCGCCTTCAGCATCACACCAACCGACTGTCCCTGTAAAGAAGCCTCGGTCAAACGGTTCAATTTCTGTGATTGCCTGTCTTGCCTTTTCCGTTGGTGCGCCACAAACAGCTGGTGTAGGCTGCAGGGCAATAGCTAAATCCAACGATGAGGTATCCGCTTTCAGGAGCTCTCCTTTAATGACTGTCGAAAGATGCATCATCGTTTCCGTATACACGACTGACGGTTTTTCCGGGACTTCGATCGTTTTTAGTAATGGACGCAATCCCTTGACGACTGCTTCCACTACGACCGCATGCTCATGTAAATCCTTTGGTGACGAAAGCAGTTCCTCTTCACGTCTTTGGTTCTCTACCGGATCTTCACTTCTAGGTCTTGAGCCGGCCAATGGATTCGCGATGGCGTACATCCCTTGTCTTGAAACAAGCAGCTCCGGACTAGCCCCGATGAGCGAAGCCTTTTGATTTCCGTATTCAATCGGTGCTGCAAACGTATATCCATGTTTGTTTTGATACGCAAGATTTCGTAACAGCTGCGGAAGGTCGATCGGCTCATTGAGACCTACTTCCAGTGAACGTGCCAGTACAATTTTATCAAGTTCGCCGTTTTTTATTCTTTTAATGCCTTGTATGACACCTTGCTTATAGTGCTCTGGTGATGGATTGGATACGAGCCGATTCACAGTAACAGATGCTGAAGCGGTCACTGCCCTTTCCTCCTGCTGCAATGATGGTGCGATTTGGATAGATTCCGGAACAAGTAAACATGCCTTTTTATAGTAATCAAATGGCACCGCGCCTGCTACGACAGGTCGTGGATATCCTTGTTCTTTGGCTTTCTTCAACGCGCTCGCCACTCTATCGGACAATCCTTCCATCTGGTTTTGAAATGGTTCACCCGCTGGCACGTGCATGAATACACCTTTGCCTAATATCGTTCTTTTTGGTGTTTCAATGAAAAAATCACCAACTTCATACTCATCTAAAAGTTCATGTTCGATTAGTGCTTTTTGTTTGCTTACCATATTACCGCTCCTTTTCGTTTCACTACTCTGAATTCAAAAGACAGACTTAGCTCGCTCCCAATGTTGCGCCGCCATCCACGACAAGATTGCTCATCGTAATATGGCTTGAGTGCTCGGACAGGAAAAACAGGATAGCGCCGACAATATTGTCCGGTTGTGCAATCTTTTTCAGCGGAATCCCTACTTTATACGTTTCAGGCATTCCTTTAATCATAACTTCAGCTCCATGATCATCGGACCACATCGAACGTTGCATATCCGTATCGGTCGAGCCTGGTGAAACGATATTGCAGCGTATATTATGCTCTGCCAGCTCTAAACCAAGACATTTTGTAAACATGACCGTTGCCGCCTTTGATGCTGCATAGGCCGCCATAGAAATTCTCGGTACACTTGCGGCATTTGATCCGACTGTTACAATTGAACCTGCATTTCTTTGAATCATATAACGGCTTACCGCTCTTGAAACATAAAACACACCTGTCGTATTAATTGAAAAAATCCTTGCCCAGTCACGGTCAGTACATGATTCGACCGGTCCTGTAGCCAATGCACCTGCTACATTGACGAGCATTTCAATTGGCCCGATTTCGTTTTCCACTTTCTCTACAACTGCATCAATGGCGTTACTATCTCCGACATCTGCAGGAAAGGCGAAAACTTCGTGGTCCTGCTCTATTAAACCAATCACATGGCTTCTCAATTTCTCCTCGTTATAATCGATTACAGCAACTTTTACTCCTAATGTAGCCAAGCTTTTGACAAGGCTTGCGCCAATTCCCTGGGCTCCGCCTGTCACAAGTGCAACTTTCCCTCTTAACTCCTGAAAGTTCACTTCAACACTTCCTTTCGTTTACAGTTATGTAAAGACAGCTTGATTTCTTATTAGAATCAACAATCAATAATGATAATCATTATCAATTGATTCTATTAGCAATGATAGGCCTAACATTTTACAACGTCAAGAGACATTCAAACATTCCAATAGAAAGACCTAAGTTTCGGTTTAGTGCTGATTTAAAGAAGTAATATTCAGCATTTTCGAAAAATTTATAAGGAAAATTGATTTAACAAAATCCAAATAAAGGAATAAATATGAACTTTCTCTCCTCTATTATGTAGTCTTATCAATTCATTACTGCCCCCTAGAGAAGCTATCATTGTGTAAATATTTGGCCAGAAATACATTCTTGGAAAAGAGAGCGATAGGAATATTGAATTACTGCACAATAGATTATGGAACTTCTTCGTTTTTTCCTGTAAATATTTAAATTATTTTAATGTAGAACACCGTTAAATACCTGCTACTAAAACATTCCCAAGCTTTGAATTCCATAAAAATTAATACAAGACTGAAAAATTTTGTTTAACTAGCGCTTGTTTGTGTTAATTACAGTAATAACACTTTTTTCTGTAAACAGAAAAAAGCTATACATAAAACGTGCATGACAGTTTTACTTAGAAAATGAAATAAAAAGGACGTGGTACATGAATGTTGGAAATCGTGAATTTTTTGAATAAGTATGTTTGGAGTAATGCGTTAGTATTTTTATTTTTGGCAGTCGGTCTCATATTTACGTTGAGAACTCGATTTGTTCAAGTTCGACGCTTTAAAGATATGATCACATTGCTGTTTGAAAAAAATAATGACAGTGCAGGGATTTCTTCTTTCCAGGCATTGGCGATGTCATTGGGCAGTCGTATCGGTACAGGTAATATTGTCGGTGTTGCAGCGGCCATCAGCCTCGGTGGTCCTGGTGCAGTTTTCTGGATGTGGGTTATGGGATTTTTAGGTGCAGCCACTTCATTTATTGAAATTACCCTTTCTCAAATTTTCAAAAGTAAAATCGAAGGTGAATACCGCGGCGGAACTCCGTTTTATATTTACAAAGGCTTGAATTTAAAATGGTTTTCCATTATTTCAGCGACGATTTTAATTATCGTTATCGGTATTTTATGGCCGACAGTACAGGCGAACACGATTGCTTTAACGGCTCAGGAATCGTTCAATGTTCCCCCACTTGTAACAGGTCTGCTGCTTGCTACATTAATGGCTGTAATTATTTACGGTGGTGTAAAGCGAATCGCTACTGTTTCAGAATATTTGGTTCCGTTTATGGCATTAGCATACGTGACAATTTGTATCGCATTATTAGTCGTTAACATTTCTGAAATTCCGGCGATGTTTTCATTAATCGTAACAAGTGCGCTTAACTTGAATGCTACATTTGCAGGTCTAGTCGGTACAGCCATCGCAATGGGTGTTCAGCGTGGTGTATTCTCAAGTGCTGCCGGGTTAGGTACGGAAACGTTTGAATCCGGTGCAACGAGTGTTTCGCACCCTGCCAAACAAGGTTTAGTACAGGCATTTTCTATTTACATCGATACGTTTCTAATCTGTACAGCGACAGCCTTTATGATTTTAATTACAGGTATGTACAATGTTGCGCCAAGTGCTGGCGAGGCCATCGTATCGAACATTCCAGGTGCTAACCCTGAAATTTATACACAGTCGGCAATGAGTACACTGATCTCTCCGACATTCGGTCAGTACTTTATGACAATTTCATTATTCCTGTTCTGTTTTACTACGTTAATTACGTACTTCTACAAAATGGATACGAACATTGCCTTCATTAAAGAAACGCTGAATATCGGCAAAGCAGGCAAATTTATTACACATGCTGCCCGCATCGGCCTTCTAGGTATGGTTATTTTCGGTGCAGTGAATTCGGCTACCCTCATTTGGGCGATTACCGATTTAGGTGTCGGAATGCTCGGTTGGGTAAACGTCATTACGGTCGTACTGCTTTCTAAAACAGCTTTAATCGCATTGAAAGATTACGATATGCAAAAACGATTGGGGCTTAACCCAACATTCAACCCGTTAGTATTAGGTATTAAAAACGCGGATTTCTGGGAAGACCTCGAAGCAAGATCTTCGATACCAAATACCGTTCCTTCAAAAGGAAAAACGGTCGTTGCGAAGAAAGTTCAAGAGCGTCTGCAACCAGTACCGAATCCGTTTTCTGAATAAATGAGAGGCTGACCATTGCTGAATTTTCGGGTTATGGTCAGCTTTTTTATTTATTATTCCCTTCATATATGGTTCAATTATAGAACAAACGTTCTAATTAAGAGGTGAAGTTTATGCACATCGAACGATTGCACATCCGCATCATGATTACTTGCTCGATTGTGGGCTTTGCCAAACGTGAAGCATTGGCCGCAAGCTATCCGGCAGAGGCAATTGATGAACTGGAACAGCACGGTTATATTGCCCGAACACGCTATGGCCATTATTACAATACGAAGCTTGCCGCACAGTATTTAAGAAAGTTCATTACAACGTACAGCCCGCGCTTAAAGGTTCCGGAGATGGTGGAACTGTTGAAACATGCACCCGAATATGTCGTCGTCGATATTGAAACGACGGGTGGTTCTGCTGCCAGAGGTGATAAAATTGTGGAGATTGCTGCACTGAAAATACGCAACGGAGAAATGGTGGATCTTTTCCACCGGTTTGTGAATCCGGAAAAACCGATCAAAAATTCGCATATTCACGGGATTACTAATGAACGCGTAAAAGATGAGCAAACGATCTCCCCTGTCATTCACGCCTTTAAAGATTTTTTAGGTGATTTGCCGATTGTCAGTCACCATATCGGGTTTGACTGGTACAGCTTCCTCGCACTCGAGTTTTTCCGAAATGGCATTCGTCCAACGAATCCGGCAGCCTGTACGGTACTGCTTGCGCGCAAATATTTGGACAGTCCGAGAAATAATTTAAATGTCATTGCCGAGACATATAACATCCCGCTCCTTAACCACCATACTGCCGATGCGGATGCGATTTGCGCCAATGAAATACTGCAGCTTATTTTGAAAAAAGCGACTGCACAGTAGGAGAAACGGTTCTATTAGTGCGATCGCTTTTTTGTTTTGTGAGTTTATTAGAATAGTTGTGACGGTTATTAGAAAATGTTGGCCGGGTATTAGAACATTTGGGTGCTTTATTTGAAGATGTCGGCTGTTTATTAGAACAACTCACTGGTATATTAGAAAGTCTTACTTTATTAGAACAATGCAGGTCGTTATTAGAACTCTATTTGAAACTATTTCCAGTCTGTCGTCGTAGAATATAACAAATGGAGGTGGACGGATGAGGAACTTCTCATTATATATGATGTTTGTCGGGATATTGATCACTGCCATAAGCGGGAACTGGATCATCTTTAATTATGGTAACGTAACAATTTCTCCGAAAGCTTCATATGTTGGTTTCGGAATTGGGTTAGTGCTTGTAGCGGGCACATTTATCATGAGCCGTTTCTCTACGTACCATGAAATTTCAAGTACAGATGATAAACGAGACGCTTTAAACAGGTGGCTTATGGGAAATTATCCGGTTAATAAATGGTTGATTGTCCTCATTATTCTTCCACTTGTGATTGCACCGTTTTACAACTGGCTGCTGCTTTTTACATTAATTAAGTGGTATTTAATTGCTGGGAGTATGATAGCCGGGATAATTTTTATTCTGCAAGGTGAACGGGTTGAAGATGATGCGGATTGGCAGTACAAAGGGAAAACTAAGAACTATACTCTTATTATTAGATAGGTACGAAACAGTAAATTTTCGCATACTTTAGCAACAATAAAAAAAGAGGTGAACGATTGAATTCGAATCAAGATTATACTGCAGCGCAACCGCAGTTTACATTCGATGTTAATAAAAATCCGTTGTTCGTTAAAGACCAGCATAATTTTATCAACCTGCTTGGCGTTGGCCAGTTAAATACGCTGGATAATATATCGCTGCTTGATATTTATTTGAGTGCCAATAATGTCATTGAGCCGCACTACCACCAAAATGCTGCAGAACTTGTTTACTGTATTACGGGGAGTGCGGTTGTTTCGATTTTGAATCCGTTTACGAAACAGCTGATGCATTTCCCGATTAGCCCCGGTCAAGTGGCGAACGTTCCTCAAGGGTGGTGGCATTATGAAGTCGCTACGCAAAACAACACGCATCTCCTTGCCATTTTTAATGCTCCGACACCGGAAGTGATTTTAGGTTCCGACCTGCTCAAGCTGACACCGGCAAATATTATGGCCCATACTTATGGGATGAACGAAAATTTATGGCAGCAGGCAGTGGCCCCTGTCAGACCAAATACGTTCATCGGTCCGCCAAACCCTTGGCAGCATACTCAGCCCGGTAATTATGGCGGCGGGTATGAGCAGTGATTGATATCGGTCAAAGGGATCAAATTTCAAAAAGTGCTTGATAAATGGGATGTTCATGTTATGATTATTGTGAATTTAACCTAATACTGGAAGCAGATAATCTGCTCGTTAAACTACTAGGGGCGCCTTTATGGCTGAGAAGTACCCTTTGCACCTGATCTAGGTAATACTAGCGTAGGAAAGTAGTGTCGATCCCCTATTTTTATTTTTGTATAGGCTACGATACCACTTTCTTAATTGAAAGTGGTTTTTTTGTTGCAAAAATTATTATAAAGGATGGTAGAAATGAATAAAACGAGAAAACTTACATACTCCGCGATTATCGCAGCAATTACAACGATTCTCAGCAGTTTGGTGTATATCCCATTAGGTTTTGCAAAAATTTTTCCGATTCAGCACTTTGCCAATGTCGTCTCGGCGGTACTGCTCGGTCCATGGTATGCGGTGTTACAGGCATTTCTTACTTCGACGTTAAGAAACTTGATGGGGACAGGCAGTATCTTTGCCTATCCGGGAAGCATGATCGGCGCACTTCTCGCTGCATTTTTATTTACGAAAACGAAGAAGCTGGCGTTTGCAGCGGTAGGTGAAGTGATTGGAACAGGGTTGCTCGGTGCGATGGCTACTTATCCGATTGCAATTTTATTTTTAGGTCAGGAAGCGGCGCTGTTCGGTTTTGTCCCGGCATTTATGATGAGTTCATTTGCGGGTGCGCTTTTAGGTTATGGCTTGCTGAAGGTGATGGTGAGAAACAGGGCTTTTGGCGGGATGCTTTATCAGAATGTTGGGTGATTAGCTGGGCAAGGGTTTTTATTAGAAGGTTTCGGGGGGTTATTAGAACTTCGGGATGGGGTATTAGAACTTTCGCGGATTTTATTAGAACAATTTAATAACGGAGAATACTTTTCACCGGCATACCGATTTTATTAGAAGATTTGAGCGGTTATTAGAACTTCTAAGTAGGAAATTTGAAGATCTATGGATGATATTAGAACAAATCACATACTTATTAGAACAACCGCCACTTATATTAGAAAATCTCACTTTTATTAGAAGATCTTAAAATATATTGGAACAACTCAGACCTTTATTAGAAAATGAAGCGCCGGGTATCGATGCATGACACCCGGCACATTTTATTAAGCTAAATTAATCTGCCATGACACGCCGTAACGGTCATTTATCCAGCCAAACTTCTTACTGAAACCGTAATCACCGATTGGCATTAGCGGATGGCCGCCTTCAAGCAGTTTTTCATATAGATGGTCGGTTTCCTCTTCTGTATCACATGTAATAAAAATGGAGAATGACGGTGTGAAGTCAAATTCATGTTTTAAATTACTGTCAATGCACATGAATTCCTGGCCTTTAATAGAAAAAGTTGCCTGCATGACTTTCCCTTCGTCTCCGCCTTCATTTGCCCCATAGCGGACAATGCTCGTAATTTCCGTGTCCTCAATAATTGATGTATAGAAGTTCATTGCTTCTTCTGCAACACCGCCTTGGAACATTAAAAATGGTTTTGCGCTTTTCATTGTACTCTTCCCCTTCTGAATTCAAATTTCCACCACTTCAATTTAGCCTATTTTAACCTTTTTCGCGAACTTTTCTACCTATAAAAAGGCATCTCCTTACTCGAAGATGCCTTTCGTTTAATATTTAAATTTCGCGATAACGAGCTGTAATTCCTGTGCCAGTTCCGTTAAAGCTTGTGCCGATGATGAAATTTCTTCAATCGCGATGAGCTGCTGTTCCGAAGATGCGGCAACTTCTTCTGAAACCATATAAAGATATATTAGAACGATTCAACCTTTTATTAGAAAATCTTCCCCGAAAATTCAATCACCGGATGGCCATAATCCGCACCCTGTGTTTCATTTTACGTTCCCTAACCTTGATAGCTCACTTTTCCGGTCTCGACTAATTCCTTCAGACCCATGAACATTAAGTTCCAGCCTTGTTCCGTGCCATCTCGCATTTCATCTACAGCTTTTGCGATGTCAGCATCTGTCCATTGCTCTTCATTTTCTACATGGATCAGTTGGGTGAACGTCATTTCACTGCCTTGTCCCAATTCTTTCAGCTCCACAGTAATCGTATCTGCCAGTTCGCTGAATTGCGGCATCTTAAAAGTGAACACGATTTTTTCAGGCGAATTAATTTCAAGATACTCGCCGATTGCGCGGTAGTCTTTTCCACCACGGTGATCGACAATTTCCCAGCCGCCCCCTACTTTCGGGTCATTTTGAGCAACCTTGTTCGTCCCTTCTAAAGTAAAGAACCACTTTTTCATCATCACAGGATTCAGCCATGCGTCAAACACTTTTTCGGGCTTTACATCAAATTCTCTTTTCATCGTTAATGTCGTTGTTGAAATATTGTTCATTCAAATTCTCCTTTTAGTTTATTAATAACCTATTTACCGGAACTATTAAAACAATTGCTCCAATAAAAAAGCCTCCTGCGAGATTGCCCTCACAGGAGACTTGCTTCAACAATTATTCTCCGAAAACGATATGCCATTCAGCGCGGCCTGCTAAAAATTCTTCAGCTAATGCTTTTGCGCCTTCTAAGCTATGGCTTGCTGCCCAGCCACATTGTACTTCATTACATGCTGGAACAGACTCTGCCTTCAGCACATCTTGCAGTGTATTTTCAATAATCGTTAATACGCCGTCATAGTCATTGTAGTTCAGTAATGCCAAGTAGAAGCCTGTTTGGCAGCCCATTGGCGATAAATCAACGACATCTTCACTATGGTTGCGGATACGGTCTGCCATTAAATGCTCTAAAGAGTGAAGTGACGGCATTTCCATATGTGCTTTGTTCGGCTGTTTGAAACGTATATCGTATTTTGTTACGACATCGCCCTTCGCTCCTGTTTTTGTACCGGCAAGTCGTACGTATGGTGCTACTACTTTTGTATGATCTAAATCAAAGCTTTCTACATTTGTTTTCTCTGTTGTCATGTTGAATCCCCCTAGTTAGATAAATTGCATAGATTTAATAAATTGTTGAATCCGTTCATTATTATTCGATGTAAAGAAGTTTTCGGTTACGCCGTCATAGCCGATTTCACCGTTTTCCAGAAATAAAATCCGGTCTGCCACTTCGCGTGCAAAATTCAGGTTGTGCGTCACGATAATCATCGACTTGCCTTCTTCCGCCAAATCTTTCAGCACCTTCAGCACTTCCCCCTCAAGCTCGGGATCCAGTGCACTCGTCGGCTCATCGAACAGTAAAAACTGCGGCTCCATTGCCAATGCTCGTGCGATGGCGACACGCTGCTGCTGCCCGCCGGATAATTGAGAAGGATACTGGTCTGTTTTATGACTCAGGCCAACCTTCTCCAATAATTGCTGTGCCTTTTGTCTTGCAGCCGCTTTATCTTTCCTTAAAACGGTAACCGGTCCTTCCATCACATTTTCAAGCACTTTCATATGCGGGAACAGATTAAAGCTTTGGAATACCATCGCCGTATTTTGGCGAATCGAAAGCAGGTTCTTTTGAGAGATGGGTTTGTTCAGTTCAACTTTTTGATTACCGACTGTCAGGACTCCTTTTTCAGGTCGCTCCAATAAATTGATACAGCGTAAAAGCGTTGATTT
Above is a window of Solibacillus isronensis DNA encoding:
- a CDS encoding amino acid ABC transporter ATP-binding protein, translating into MSKFFGENEALKNINLTFHEGETTVILGPSGSGKSTLLRCINLLERPEKGVLTVGNQKVELNKPISQKNLLSIRQNTAMVFQSFNLFPHMKVLENVMEGPVTVLRKDKAAARQKAQQLLEKVGLSHKTDQYPSQLSGGQQQRVAIARALAMEPQFLLFDEPTSALDPELEGEVLKVLKDLAEEGKSMIIVTHNLNFAREVADRILFLENGEIGYDGVTENFFTSNNNERIQQFIKSMQFI
- a CDS encoding S-ribosylhomocysteine lyase, with the protein product MTTEKTNVESFDLDHTKVVAPYVRLAGTKTGAKGDVVTKYDIRFKQPNKAHMEMPSLHSLEHLMADRIRNHSEDVVDLSPMGCQTGFYLALLNYNDYDGVLTIIENTLQDVLKAESVPACNEVQCGWAASHSLEGAKALAEEFLAGRAEWHIVFGE
- a CDS encoding SRPBCC family protein, producing the protein MNNISTTTLTMKREFDVKPEKVFDAWLNPVMMKKWFFTLEGTNKVAQNDPKVGGGWEIVDHRGGKDYRAIGEYLEINSPEKIVFTFKMPQFSELADTITVELKELGQGSEMTFTQLIHVENEEQWTDADIAKAVDEMRDGTEQGWNLMFMGLKELVETGKVSYQG